From Nocardioides sp. HDW12B, the proteins below share one genomic window:
- a CDS encoding ABC transporter permease, translating to MSAVVTTPSPSTRPSDRSSEPAGPATRGFDPIPFRRVLGVELRKMFDTRAGFWLMAGIVISAVLATAAVVAFAPDDALEYGTFGAAIGIPMAVILPIVAILSVTSEWSQRTGLTTFTLVPHRGRVITAKAVASVLVGVVAIPLAFGVGALGNLLGSAMAGVDPVWDMGLVDFWQITLGNVIGLLMGFTLGVLFRSSAVAVVAYFVYGFVMPPLTELLAATQDWFRDVRGWVDPNFTQGQLFSDTALSSTQWANLGVTSLIWLVVPLAVGLGLVLRSEVK from the coding sequence ATGAGCGCCGTCGTCACCACCCCCAGCCCGTCCACCCGTCCCTCGGACCGGTCGTCCGAACCGGCCGGTCCCGCCACCCGCGGGTTCGACCCGATCCCCTTCCGCCGGGTGCTCGGCGTGGAGCTGCGCAAGATGTTCGACACGCGCGCCGGATTCTGGCTCATGGCCGGCATCGTCATCAGTGCCGTGCTGGCCACCGCAGCCGTCGTCGCCTTCGCCCCCGACGACGCCCTCGAGTACGGCACGTTCGGGGCGGCCATCGGCATCCCGATGGCGGTGATCCTGCCGATCGTCGCGATCCTGTCGGTGACCAGCGAGTGGAGCCAGCGCACCGGGCTGACGACCTTCACCCTCGTGCCGCACCGGGGCCGGGTGATCACCGCCAAGGCGGTCGCCTCGGTGCTCGTCGGCGTGGTCGCGATCCCGCTCGCCTTCGGCGTCGGCGCCCTGGGCAACCTGCTCGGCTCCGCGATGGCCGGCGTCGACCCGGTCTGGGACATGGGCCTGGTCGACTTCTGGCAGATCACGCTGGGCAACGTCATCGGCCTGCTCATGGGCTTCACCCTCGGCGTGCTGTTCCGCAGCTCGGCCGTGGCGGTCGTCGCCTACTTCGTCTACGGGTTCGTGATGCCGCCCCTGACCGAGCTGCTGGCGGCGACGCAGGACTGGTTCCGCGACGTGCGCGGCTGGGTCGACCCCAACTTCACGCAGGGCCAGCTGTTCTCCGACACCGCCCTGTCGAGCACCCAGTGGGCGAACCTCGGGGTCACCAGCCTGATCTGGCTCGTCGTCCCCCTCGCCGTGGGCCTGGGCCTGGTCCTGCGCTCCGAGGTCAAGTAG
- a CDS encoding PLP-dependent aminotransferase family protein yields the protein MLATLSARRAAALLPPLGDHGPAYAALADGVRLLIADGRIPVGTRLPSERELTTALGVSRTTVTRAYGVLKDSGYLTARHGSGSVARLPHAASTSDALLGPQAGEGPAGAGDVVDLTCAAPVAPPGVTAAYEHAVAQLPCHLGDIGYYPSGLPELRRAIAERYAARGLPTDPEQVIVTGGALSALAIVLGALVSPGDRVLTESPSYPNALAALRRAGARLHGADIDQSGWATASLGDAVRQLRPSAAYLMPDWHNPTGLLMSDDQRAELAARLRAARTTAVVDETTAELAVDEPWTERMPLPFAAHLPGAVTVGSASKTFWGGLRIGWVRAPHDRVAELLHSRLTLDLGSPVVDQLALAHLMADHDAVVAARREQLAASRAALVAGLAAHLPSWRFRVPAGGLSLWCELPRPASSALVRSASTQGVRLAAGPLFAPEGGLERFVRLPFTRSPEQLGEATERLARAWQETPAGRRTTRPAAPALVT from the coding sequence GTGCTCGCCACCCTGTCGGCCCGCCGCGCGGCCGCCCTCCTGCCGCCCCTCGGTGACCACGGTCCGGCGTACGCCGCCCTGGCGGACGGCGTGCGCCTGCTGATCGCCGACGGCCGGATCCCCGTCGGCACCCGGCTGCCGAGCGAGCGCGAGCTGACGACCGCCCTCGGGGTCAGCCGGACGACCGTGACGCGGGCCTACGGAGTCCTCAAGGACAGCGGCTACCTGACGGCCCGCCACGGCTCGGGCAGCGTGGCCCGGCTGCCCCACGCGGCCAGCACCAGCGACGCCCTGCTCGGCCCGCAGGCGGGCGAGGGGCCCGCGGGCGCGGGCGACGTCGTCGACCTCACCTGCGCGGCACCGGTCGCCCCGCCGGGCGTGACCGCGGCCTACGAGCACGCCGTGGCGCAGCTGCCGTGCCACCTCGGCGACATCGGCTACTACCCCTCGGGGCTGCCCGAGCTGCGGCGCGCGATCGCCGAGCGCTACGCCGCTCGGGGTCTGCCCACCGACCCCGAGCAGGTCATCGTGACCGGCGGGGCCCTGTCCGCGCTGGCGATCGTGCTCGGGGCCCTGGTCTCGCCCGGCGACCGGGTGCTGACCGAGAGCCCGAGCTACCCCAACGCCCTGGCCGCGCTGCGCCGGGCGGGAGCACGCCTGCACGGCGCCGACATCGACCAGTCCGGGTGGGCGACCGCGAGCCTCGGCGACGCCGTCCGGCAGCTGCGACCGAGCGCGGCCTACCTGATGCCGGACTGGCACAACCCGACCGGGCTGCTGATGAGCGACGATCAGCGGGCCGAGCTCGCCGCGCGGCTGCGGGCCGCGCGCACCACGGCCGTGGTCGACGAGACGACCGCCGAGCTGGCCGTGGACGAGCCGTGGACCGAACGGATGCCGCTGCCCTTCGCGGCCCACCTGCCCGGAGCGGTGACCGTGGGCAGCGCCAGCAAGACCTTCTGGGGCGGTCTGCGGATCGGCTGGGTGCGGGCGCCGCACGACCGGGTGGCCGAGCTGCTGCACAGCCGGCTCACCCTCGACCTCGGCTCCCCCGTCGTCGACCAGCTCGCGCTGGCCCACCTGATGGCCGACCACGACGCCGTCGTCGCCGCACGGCGCGAGCAGCTGGCGGCCTCGCGGGCCGCGCTGGTCGCCGGCCTCGCCGCCCACCTGCCGTCCTGGCGCTTCCGGGTGCCGGCCGGCGGGCTGAGCCTGTGGTGCGAGCTGCCCCGGCCCGCCTCCTCGGCGCTGGTGCGCTCGGCCTCGACCCAGGGGGTCCGGCTGGCGGCCGGGCCGCTCTTCGCGCCGGAGGGCGGGCTGGAGCGCTTCGTCCGGCTGCCCTTCACCCGCTCCCCCGAGCAGCTCGGCGAGGCGACCGAGCGGCTGGCGCGGGCCTGGCAGGAGACGCCCGCGGGGCGACGTACGACGCGTCCGGCAGCGCCGGCCCTCGTCACCTGA
- a CDS encoding acetolactate synthase large subunit, whose translation MSEAAQPAAGETVTGAQSLVLALEHAGAENIFGIPGGAILPAYDPLFDSVKLRHILVRHEQGAGHAAQGYAAATGKVGVCMATSGPGATNLVTPLADAHMDSVPLVAITGQVASAAIGTDAFQEADIRGITMPITKHNFLVTDPAEIPRTVAEAFYIASTGRPGPVLVDISKDALQARTTFVWPTELSLPGYRPVTKPHARQVREAARLITASHKPVLYVGGGVIRAEAHAELRVLAEQTGIPVVTTLMARGAFPDSHPQHLGMPGMHGTVAAVGALQRSDLIISLGARFDDRVTGQLSSFAPHAKVIHADIDPAEIGKNRHADVPIVGDCREVVADLVVALRAEAEAGREGDYTAWSEYLAGVKERYPLGYETPEDGSLSPQYVLERLGAIAGPEAVYCAGVGQHQMWASHFVGYENPRTWLNSGGLGTMGYAVPAAMGAKVGRPEATVWAIDGDGCFQMTNQELATCAIEGIPIKVAIINNESLGMVRQWQTLFYNQRYSNTDLQSKRIPDFVKLAEAYGCVGLACDSPEDVDATIRKAMEINDVPVVVDFRVHRDAMVWPMVAAGTSNDDIKLARDMAPTWEDDDLEKDHS comes from the coding sequence ATGAGTGAGGCAGCACAGCCCGCGGCGGGCGAGACGGTCACCGGGGCGCAGAGCCTCGTGCTGGCCCTGGAGCACGCCGGCGCCGAGAACATCTTCGGCATCCCCGGCGGGGCGATCCTGCCGGCGTACGACCCGCTCTTCGACTCCGTGAAGCTGCGCCACATCCTGGTGCGCCACGAGCAGGGCGCCGGGCACGCCGCCCAGGGCTACGCCGCCGCGACCGGCAAGGTGGGGGTCTGCATGGCCACCAGCGGCCCCGGCGCGACCAACCTGGTCACGCCGCTGGCCGACGCCCACATGGACTCGGTGCCGCTGGTCGCGATCACCGGCCAGGTCGCGAGCGCCGCCATCGGGACCGACGCCTTCCAGGAGGCCGACATCCGCGGCATCACGATGCCGATCACCAAGCACAACTTCCTGGTGACCGACCCCGCGGAGATCCCCCGCACCGTCGCCGAGGCGTTCTACATCGCCTCGACCGGCCGTCCGGGACCGGTCCTCGTCGACATCTCCAAGGACGCGCTGCAGGCCCGGACCACCTTCGTGTGGCCCACCGAGCTGAGCCTGCCGGGCTACCGCCCGGTGACCAAGCCGCACGCCCGCCAGGTCCGCGAGGCGGCCCGGCTCATCACCGCCTCCCACAAGCCGGTGCTCTACGTCGGTGGCGGCGTCATCCGCGCCGAGGCCCACGCCGAGCTCCGGGTGCTGGCCGAGCAGACCGGCATCCCGGTCGTCACGACGCTGATGGCCCGCGGGGCCTTCCCCGACTCCCACCCGCAGCACCTCGGCATGCCCGGCATGCACGGCACGGTGGCGGCGGTCGGCGCGCTGCAGCGCAGCGACCTGATCATCAGCCTCGGCGCCCGCTTCGACGACCGGGTCACCGGCCAGCTCAGCTCCTTCGCCCCGCACGCGAAGGTCATCCACGCCGACATCGACCCGGCCGAGATCGGCAAGAACCGTCACGCCGACGTCCCGATCGTGGGCGACTGCCGCGAGGTCGTCGCCGACCTGGTCGTGGCGCTGCGCGCCGAGGCCGAGGCCGGGCGCGAGGGCGACTACACGGCCTGGTCGGAGTACCTCGCCGGCGTCAAGGAGCGCTACCCGCTCGGCTACGAGACCCCCGAGGACGGGTCGCTGTCCCCGCAGTACGTCCTCGAGCGGCTCGGCGCGATCGCCGGTCCCGAGGCCGTCTACTGCGCCGGCGTCGGTCAGCACCAGATGTGGGCCAGCCACTTCGTCGGCTACGAGAACCCGCGCACCTGGCTCAACTCCGGCGGCCTCGGCACCATGGGGTACGCCGTTCCGGCCGCGATGGGTGCCAAGGTCGGCCGCCCGGAGGCGACCGTGTGGGCCATCGACGGCGACGGCTGCTTCCAGATGACCAACCAGGAGCTCGCGACCTGCGCGATCGAGGGCATCCCGATCAAGGTCGCGATCATCAACAACGAGTCGCTCGGCATGGTCCGGCAGTGGCAGACGCTGTTCTACAACCAGCGCTACTCCAACACCGACCTGCAGTCCAAGCGCATCCCCGACTTCGTGAAGCTGGCCGAGGCCTACGGCTGCGTCGGTCTGGCCTGCGACTCGCCCGAGGACGTCGACGCGACCATCCGCAAGGCCATGGAGATCAACGACGTGCCGGTCGTGGTGGACTTCCGGGTGCACCGCGACGCGATGGTGTGGCCGATGGTGGCCGCCGGCACCAGCAACGACGACATCAAGCTCGCGCGGGACATGGCTCCCACGTGGGAGGACGACGACCTGGAGAAGGACCACTCATGA
- a CDS encoding PspC domain-containing protein has protein sequence MNTTLVRPPNRIIAGVCSGLAARFGMKPGMVRLLFVLSCLLPGPQFIAYIVLWVVMPDGRRTTY, from the coding sequence ATGAACACCACCCTCGTCCGACCACCGAACCGCATCATCGCCGGCGTCTGCTCCGGCCTCGCCGCCCGCTTCGGCATGAAGCCCGGCATGGTCCGGCTGCTGTTCGTCCTCAGCTGCCTGCTCCCCGGACCGCAGTTCATCGCCTACATCGTCCTGTGGGTCGTCATGCCGGACGGACGCCGCACGACGTACTGA
- a CDS encoding transglutaminase family protein, whose product MTMQLEVVHTTGYTYAQPVSSSYNEARMTPVTSPGQLVLASRLEVSPAPWTMRYRDYWGSMVTAFEVHEPHDRLLVESTATVQVNRRAPTVQHLGWDDYADRRLVDRMCEHLEVPDRVAPAEDFAEHVEGMLGGALEPAAFVAEVCRLVHDEVAYVTGSTEVHGTAAEAWRERAGVCQDLAHLCLGALRVAGIPARYLSGYLHPSSDPVVGETVTGESHAWIEWWDGTWVGFDPTNAVAPDDRYVVVGAGRDYADVAPLTGIFGGGETSEMFVEVALTRTE is encoded by the coding sequence ATGACGATGCAGCTCGAGGTCGTCCACACCACCGGCTACACCTACGCCCAGCCGGTCAGCTCGTCGTACAACGAGGCCCGGATGACGCCGGTGACCAGCCCCGGCCAGCTGGTGCTCGCCAGCCGGCTCGAGGTCTCCCCCGCGCCCTGGACGATGCGCTACCGCGACTACTGGGGCTCGATGGTCACCGCCTTCGAGGTCCACGAGCCGCACGACCGGCTGCTGGTGGAGTCGACGGCGACGGTGCAGGTGAACAGGCGCGCGCCGACCGTGCAGCACCTCGGCTGGGACGACTACGCCGACCGGCGCCTGGTCGACCGGATGTGCGAGCACCTGGAGGTCCCCGACCGGGTGGCGCCCGCCGAGGACTTCGCCGAGCACGTCGAGGGCATGCTCGGCGGCGCGCTCGAGCCGGCCGCCTTCGTCGCGGAGGTCTGCCGGCTCGTCCACGACGAGGTCGCCTACGTCACCGGCTCCACCGAGGTCCACGGGACCGCGGCGGAGGCCTGGCGCGAGCGGGCCGGCGTCTGCCAGGACCTCGCCCACCTGTGCCTCGGTGCGCTGCGGGTGGCGGGCATCCCGGCGCGCTACCTCTCGGGCTACCTGCACCCCTCGAGCGACCCGGTGGTCGGCGAGACCGTCACCGGCGAGTCCCACGCCTGGATCGAGTGGTGGGACGGCACCTGGGTGGGCTTCGACCCGACCAACGCGGTGGCCCCCGACGACCGCTACGTCGTGGTCGGCGCGGGACGCGACTACGCCGACGTGGCCCCGCTGACCGGCATCTTCGGCGGCGGCGAGACCTCGGAGATGTTCGTCGAGGTGGCGCTCACCCGCACCGAGTGA
- the ilvC gene encoding ketol-acid reductoisomerase, whose amino-acid sequence MAEMFYDDDADLSVVQGRHVAILGYGSQGHAHALSLRDSGVDVRVGLPEGSKSRAKAEAEGLRVLTPAEACEEADLVMILAPDHIQRKLYTESVEPNLVAGDALFFGHGFNIRFGYITPPEGVDVAMVAPKGPGHLVRREFSEGRGVPVLVAVEEDASGKAWELALSYAKGIGGLRAGGIKTTFTEECETDLFGEQAVLCGGASQLVQYGFETLIEAGYQPEVAYFECLHELKLIVDLMYEGGIAKQRWSVSDTAEYGDYVSGPRVIDAHVKDNMKAVLEDIVNGSFAQRFIDDQDNGGKEFQELRKKGEQHPIEETGRELRKLMSWVKSHDSDYVEGTATR is encoded by the coding sequence GTGGCTGAGATGTTCTACGACGACGACGCCGACCTCTCGGTGGTCCAGGGACGCCACGTGGCGATCCTGGGCTACGGCAGCCAGGGACACGCCCACGCGCTGTCCCTGCGCGACAGCGGGGTCGACGTGCGCGTCGGTCTGCCCGAGGGCTCGAAGAGCCGGGCGAAGGCCGAGGCCGAGGGCCTGCGCGTCCTCACCCCGGCCGAGGCCTGCGAGGAGGCCGACCTCGTCATGATCCTCGCCCCCGACCACATCCAGCGGAAGCTCTACACCGAGTCGGTCGAGCCCAACCTGGTCGCCGGCGACGCGCTGTTCTTCGGCCACGGCTTCAACATCCGCTTCGGCTACATCACCCCGCCCGAGGGCGTCGACGTGGCCATGGTCGCCCCCAAGGGCCCGGGTCACCTGGTGCGTCGTGAGTTCTCCGAGGGCCGCGGCGTCCCGGTGCTCGTCGCCGTCGAGGAGGACGCCAGCGGCAAGGCCTGGGAGCTCGCGCTGTCCTACGCCAAGGGCATCGGCGGCCTGCGTGCCGGCGGCATCAAGACCACCTTCACCGAGGAGTGCGAGACCGACCTGTTCGGCGAGCAGGCCGTCCTCTGCGGCGGCGCCTCGCAGCTGGTGCAGTACGGCTTCGAGACGCTCATCGAGGCCGGCTACCAGCCCGAGGTCGCCTACTTCGAGTGCCTCCACGAGCTCAAGCTCATCGTCGACCTGATGTACGAGGGCGGCATCGCCAAGCAGCGCTGGTCGGTCTCCGACACCGCGGAGTACGGCGACTACGTCTCGGGTCCCCGCGTCATCGACGCCCACGTCAAGGACAACATGAAGGCCGTGCTGGAGGACATCGTCAACGGGTCCTTCGCCCAGCGCTTCATCGACGACCAGGACAACGGCGGCAAGGAGTTCCAGGAGCTGCGCAAGAAGGGTGAGCAGCACCCGATCGAGGAGACCGGTCGCGAGCTGCGCAAGCTCATGAGCTGGGTCAAGTCGCACGACTCCGACTACGTCGAGGGCACCGCCACCCGCTGA
- a CDS encoding ATP-binding cassette domain-containing protein: MITVENLTRTYGRFTAVDDVSFTALPGRVTGFLGPNGAGKSTTMRVMAGLTPPTSGSATVLGRRYADLPNPGREVGVLLDASAQHAGRTGREILTLAQRTMGLPADRVPAMIERVSLTPAEADRRVRGYSLGMRQRLGIATALLGDPQVLILDEPANGLDPAGIRWMRDLLREYADGGGTVLLSSHLLHEIEVVADDLVVIGRGRIVAQGTKASLLAAAGTLARSRDDVRLGRELQASGHGVTLADGVLRTDADTDTVGATALAAGVALTELRAADGAGLEEMFLELTADTQREDTASPAAPSPVPSRTEGAAA; this comes from the coding sequence ATGATCACCGTCGAGAACCTCACCCGGACGTACGGCCGCTTCACCGCCGTCGACGACGTCTCCTTCACCGCACTCCCCGGCCGGGTCACCGGCTTCCTCGGTCCCAACGGGGCCGGCAAGTCCACCACCATGCGCGTCATGGCCGGCCTCACGCCGCCGACGTCCGGGTCGGCCACCGTCCTGGGCCGTCGGTACGCCGACCTGCCCAACCCCGGTCGCGAGGTCGGCGTCCTGCTCGACGCCTCGGCGCAGCACGCCGGACGCACCGGCCGCGAGATCCTCACCCTCGCCCAGCGCACCATGGGCCTGCCGGCCGACCGCGTGCCGGCCATGATCGAGCGGGTCAGCCTGACGCCGGCCGAGGCCGACCGCCGCGTGCGCGGCTACTCGCTCGGCATGCGGCAGCGGCTCGGGATCGCCACCGCGCTGCTCGGCGACCCGCAGGTGCTCATCCTCGACGAGCCCGCGAACGGGCTCGACCCGGCCGGCATCCGCTGGATGCGCGACCTGCTGCGGGAGTACGCCGACGGCGGCGGCACCGTGCTGCTGTCGTCGCACCTGCTCCACGAGATCGAGGTGGTCGCCGACGACCTCGTCGTGATCGGCCGGGGCCGGATCGTGGCCCAGGGCACCAAGGCCTCGCTGCTGGCGGCCGCCGGCACCCTGGCCCGCTCGCGCGACGACGTACGCCTGGGGCGTGAGCTGCAGGCCTCCGGGCACGGCGTCACCCTCGCCGACGGCGTGCTGCGCACCGACGCCGACACCGACACCGTGGGCGCCACCGCGCTGGCCGCGGGCGTCGCCCTCACCGAGCTGCGCGCCGCCGACGGCGCCGGGCTCGAGGAGATGTTCCTCGAGCTGACCGCCGACACGCAGCGCGAGGACACCGCGTCCCCGGCTGCCCCCTCCCCCGTCCCGTCCCGCACCGAAGGAGCCGCGGCATGA
- the serA gene encoding phosphoglycerate dehydrogenase, with the protein MNPDTSPDVSPVANKPVVLIAEELSPATLEALGSDVEVRHCNGADRGELLAAIADADAVLVRSATKIDGEALQAATKLRVVARAGVGLDNVDVKAATQHGVMVVNAPTSNIVSAAELAVALMLAAARNVAPASQALKQGEWKRSRYSGIELFEKTVGIVGLGRIGVLVAQRLSAFGMKVIAYDPYVQAGRAAQMGVRLVTLDELLAESDFMSVHLPKTPETVGLIGEDQLAQVRPHLVLVNAARGGIVDEQALYNALKEGRLAAAGLDVFAKEPCVDSPLFELENVVATPHLGASTEEAQEKAGVAVARSVRLALNGELVPDAVNVQGGLIAEDVRPGIPLTEKLGRIFTALAGEVAQQVDVEVRGEITQYDVKVLELAALKGVFSDIVEETVSYVNAPLLAAERGVAVRLVTDPDSPDHRNLITLRGTLSDGSQVSVSGTLIGISQKERLVEVDGYDVDIEPTEHLAFFRYSDRPGMVGTVGGVLGRAGINIAGMQVCRDTKGGHALVALSVDTAIPPAALEEIASSMEAVEVRAVDLTEKPAPESHRV; encoded by the coding sequence GTGAACCCCGACACGAGCCCCGACGTGAGCCCCGTCGCGAACAAGCCCGTCGTCCTCATCGCCGAGGAGCTGAGCCCCGCCACCCTCGAGGCGCTGGGCTCCGACGTCGAGGTGCGCCACTGCAACGGTGCCGACCGCGGCGAGCTGCTCGCCGCGATCGCCGACGCCGACGCCGTGCTCGTCCGCTCGGCGACGAAGATCGACGGGGAGGCGCTGCAGGCAGCCACCAAGCTGCGCGTCGTCGCCCGTGCCGGCGTGGGGCTGGACAACGTCGACGTGAAGGCCGCCACGCAGCACGGGGTCATGGTCGTCAACGCCCCCACCTCCAACATCGTCTCGGCCGCCGAGCTGGCCGTCGCGCTCATGCTGGCCGCAGCCCGCAACGTGGCGCCCGCCAGCCAGGCGCTGAAGCAGGGGGAGTGGAAGCGCAGCCGCTACTCCGGCATCGAGCTCTTCGAGAAGACCGTCGGCATCGTCGGGCTGGGCCGCATCGGTGTGCTGGTGGCGCAGCGCCTGAGCGCCTTCGGCATGAAGGTCATCGCCTACGACCCCTACGTGCAGGCCGGCCGGGCCGCGCAGATGGGGGTCCGTCTGGTCACCCTCGACGAGCTGCTGGCCGAGTCCGACTTCATGAGCGTCCACCTGCCGAAGACCCCCGAGACCGTCGGCCTCATCGGTGAGGACCAGCTGGCGCAGGTCCGGCCCCACCTGGTGCTGGTCAACGCCGCCCGCGGCGGCATCGTCGACGAGCAGGCGCTCTACAACGCGCTGAAGGAGGGCCGGCTCGCCGCGGCCGGTCTCGACGTCTTCGCGAAGGAGCCCTGCGTCGACAGCCCGCTCTTCGAGCTCGAGAACGTCGTGGCCACGCCCCACCTCGGTGCGTCCACCGAGGAGGCGCAGGAGAAGGCCGGTGTCGCGGTGGCCCGCTCGGTGCGGCTCGCCCTCAACGGCGAGCTCGTGCCCGACGCGGTCAACGTCCAGGGCGGCCTGATCGCCGAGGACGTGCGTCCCGGCATCCCGCTGACGGAGAAGCTGGGCCGCATCTTCACCGCGCTGGCCGGCGAGGTCGCCCAGCAGGTCGACGTCGAGGTGCGCGGCGAGATCACCCAGTACGACGTCAAGGTGCTCGAGCTGGCGGCGCTCAAGGGCGTCTTCTCCGACATCGTCGAGGAGACGGTGTCCTACGTGAACGCACCCCTGCTGGCCGCCGAGCGCGGTGTCGCCGTACGCCTGGTGACCGACCCCGACAGCCCCGACCACCGCAACCTCATCACGCTGCGCGGCACCCTGTCCGACGGCAGCCAGGTCTCGGTCAGCGGCACCCTCATCGGCATCTCGCAGAAGGAGCGTCTGGTCGAGGTCGACGGCTACGACGTCGACATCGAGCCGACCGAGCACCTGGCGTTCTTCCGCTACTCCGACCGGCCCGGGATGGTCGGCACCGTCGGCGGTGTGCTGGGTCGCGCCGGCATCAACATCGCCGGGATGCAGGTCTGCCGCGACACCAAGGGCGGCCACGCCCTGGTCGCGCTGTCGGTCGACACCGCCATCCCGCCGGCGGCGCTCGAGGAGATCGCCTCGTCCATGGAGGCCGTCGAGGTGCGTGCGGTCGACCTCACCGAGAAGCCCGCGCCGGAGTCCCACCGGGTCTGA
- a CDS encoding DsbA family oxidoreductase yields MLIEIWSDVVCPFCYIGKRRLEAALADFEHRDEVEVVYRSFELDPSAPEVGTESIGDALARKYGGGPAETRAAMDRVAAMAAEVGLRFAYADATHTRTLEAHRLLHLALAESGPGAQRTLVEALMAAYFTQGRSMGDRTVLRDVAVGAGLPAERVDAVLTSQEYAEQVSADIEQARAYGISGVPFFVLDRRLAVSGAQPQEVFAQALRQAHEHAHAAPGASSEVG; encoded by the coding sequence GTGCTCATCGAGATCTGGTCCGACGTCGTGTGTCCCTTCTGCTACATCGGCAAGCGCCGCCTCGAGGCCGCGCTGGCCGACTTCGAGCACCGCGACGAGGTCGAGGTCGTCTACCGCTCCTTCGAGCTCGACCCCAGCGCCCCCGAGGTCGGCACGGAGTCCATCGGCGACGCGCTCGCCCGCAAGTACGGCGGTGGCCCGGCCGAGACCCGCGCGGCGATGGACCGGGTGGCGGCCATGGCGGCCGAGGTCGGGCTGCGGTTCGCCTACGCCGACGCGACCCACACCCGCACCCTCGAGGCCCACCGCCTGCTGCACCTCGCGCTCGCCGAGAGCGGCCCGGGGGCCCAGCGCACCCTCGTCGAGGCCCTGATGGCGGCGTACTTCACCCAGGGACGGTCGATGGGCGACCGCACGGTGCTGCGCGACGTCGCCGTCGGCGCCGGGCTGCCGGCCGAGCGCGTCGACGCCGTCCTGACCTCCCAGGAGTACGCCGAGCAGGTGTCGGCCGACATCGAGCAGGCGCGGGCCTACGGCATCTCGGGGGTGCCCTTCTTCGTGCTCGACCGCCGGCTGGCCGTGTCCGGCGCACAGCCGCAGGAGGTGTTCGCCCAGGCCCTCCGCCAGGCCCACGAGCACGCCCACGCGGCCCCGGGTGCCTCCTCCGAGGTGGGGTAG